A part of Bombus pascuorum unplaced genomic scaffold, iyBomPasc1.1, whole genome shotgun sequence genomic DNA contains:
- the LOC132915728 gene encoding LOW QUALITY PROTEIN: protein RRP5 homolog (The sequence of the model RefSeq protein was modified relative to this genomic sequence to represent the inferred CDS: inserted 2 bases in 1 codon), whose product MLHAERIKIEKLQKVRRMKNKGKRNREKPVRDLEKEYSKKMCVEQTGEEKIKLEDTDYDNNKYYEQKPRISPCGFFWDGNPNLSLDKDKESSSDSEDEVEEKPKLRNKKLXVSQREEALANNQLPNSVDQFDRLVLASPDSSIVWLQYMAYHLQATEIEKARAVARRAVKTINFREEKEKSNVWTAWLNLESKFGISESLHDVFREAVTSNDPLKIYSHMLTVHVEAGRQMELEKTINTMIAKFKHIPETWFNCGEGLLKIGLKDRSRHIMQRALQSLPACEHMYITEIKYVNLIARFAIKENKFGDKERAQTLFEQILSSYPKRVDIWSCYIDSLVKSNDIDMARKVLERAVVQTLPPRKMKILFKKFINFEEQHGTREDVTRVQQMAVEYVEKQCTR is encoded by the exons ATGCTACACGccgaaagaataaaaattgaaaagttacaGAAAGTACGAAGGAtgaaaaacaaaggaaaacgaaacagagagaaaCCAGTGAGAGATTTAGAAAAGGAATATTCTAAGAAAATGTGTGTTGAACAAACaggagaagaaaagataaaactgGAAGATACGgattacgataataataagtatTACGAGCAGAAGCCAAGGATATCTCCGTGTGGATTTTTCTGGGACGGCAACCCTAATTTATCTCTCGATAAGGATAAAGAGTCATCCAGCGATAGTGAAGATGAAGTAGAGGAAAAACCAAAActgagaaataagaaatt agtaAGCCAAAGAGAAGAAGCTCTGGCCAACAACCAGTTACCAAATTCTGTGGATCAGTTCGACAGATTAGTTTTAGCTAGTCCAGACAGTTCAATAGTATGGTTACAGTATATGGCATACCATTTACAGGCAACAGAAATAGAGAAAGCAAGAGCAGTTGCGAGAAGAGCggtaaaaacaattaatttcagggaagagaaggaaaaatcaaACGTTTGGACGGCTTGGTTAAATTTAGAATCTAAATTTGGAATTTCTGAATCGTTACATGATGTTTTTCGAGAGGCAGTGACGTCTAACGACCCACTAAAAATCTACAGTCACATGTTGACTGTTCATGTCGAGGCTGGTAGGCAGATGGAATTGGAGAAAACAATCAATACCATGATTGCGAAGTTTAAACATATTCCTGAGACATGGTTTAACTGTGGAGaaggattattaaaaataggtTTGAAGGACAGATCGCGGCATATTATGCAGAGAGCATTGCAATCTTTGCCAGCATGTGAACATATGTacataacagaaataaaat aTGTAAATCTAATTGCTCGGTTTGCAATTAAGGAGAACAAATTTGGGGATAAAGAGAGAGCACAAACTCTGTTTGAGCAAATTCTAAGTTCTTATCCAAAACGGGTGGATATATGGTCTTGTTATATTGATTCCCTAGTGAAATCTAATGATATTGATATGGcaag GAAAGTTCTAGAGAGAGCAGTTGTTCAAACATTACCGCCTAGAAAGATGAAGattctctttaaaaaattcatcaattttGAAGAACAACATGGTACTCGGGAAGACGTGACTCGTGTTCAACAAATGGCTGTAGAATATGTAGAGAAGCAGTGTACAAGATga